In Pseudomonas grandcourensis, the DNA window GCGTTACCAGGACATTTTCGAAGGCACCGGCGTGGCCTTGTGCGTCCTCGACATGTCCGGGCTCAAGGTCTTTTTCGACAAGGCGCAACTGCAGGACAGCGAGCAACTGCAAGCGTGGCTGGCGATCCCGGAGCAACGCCGGCCATTGCTCAAGGAACTGCGGATCACCGAGGTCAACCAGGTTGCGCTGCAACTGCTTAATGTCGATAGCGCCGACAAAGCCTGGAAACTGCTGATCGACGGTAATCCACAGGACGGCACCACCATCGGCAATCAGGTGCTCGACGCGATGTTCAACCAGCAGCAACAGCTTGAGCTGGAAATCAAACTCCAGAACGCTGGCGGCCGCGACCAGCACCTGTGGCTGGTGCTGCGCCTGCCGCAAACCCCGGACGACTATAAAGCGGTGATCCTGAGCATCACCGACATCACCAGCCGCAAGCTCATCGAACTGTCGCTGCAGGAGCGCGAAGGGTTCTGGTCGGATGTGGTGCGCACCGTGCCGGATCATCTGTATGTGCAGGATGTGATCAGCCAGCGCATGATCTACAGCAACCACCATCTGGGCCAGACCCTAGGCTACAACCGCACCGAACTGCACCAGATGGGCGAATACTTCTGGGAAATCCTTCTGCATCCCGAAGACGCCGACTATTACCATCGCTCCCGCCAGGTCCAGCGCCAGGCCGGTTATCGCCAGTTGATGCAGTGCCAGTTGCGCTTCCGCCATCGGGACGGCCAGTGGCGACGCTTCGAGATTCGCGAGCAGGCACTGGCCCGGGACAAAAACGATCAGGTCACGCGGATCATCGGCGTGGCCAAGGACATCACCGACCAGATCGAAGCCAGCGAATCCCTGCGCGACAGCGAGCAACGCTACCGGATGCTCGCCGAAAGCATCAGCGACGTGATTTTCTCCACCGACAACCGCCTTAACCTCAATTACGTCAGCCCTTCGGTGCAAGCGGTGCTGGGTTACGACGCCGAGTGGATTTTCCAGAACGGCTGGCAATCGACCATCGCCAACCCGCAACAACTGACCGGCATCTACCACCTGATGGACCGAGTCAGCAAAGCGCTGGATAAACCGGACCAACTGGCGCTGTTGCGCAGCCAGGTGCAAACCCAACTGTTCCTGTTCGATTGCCTGCGGGCCGACGGGCGCAAGATCCCGATCGAACTGCGCCTGGTGTTGGTCTGGGACGAACACGGTACGTTCGAAGGGGTGCTCGGCGTCGGCCGCGACATCAGCCAGCAACGCCGGGCCGAAAAAGACCTGCGCATGGCGGCTACGGTATTCGAACACTCGACCTCGGCGATCCTGATCACCGACCCGGCCGGCTACATCGTCCAGGCCAACGAAGCCTTCAGTCGTGTCAGCGGTTACGCCGTGGAGCAGGTCCTCGACCAGTTGCCGAACATGCTGACGGTCGACGACCAGCAGGAAGCCCATCTGCGTTACGTGCTCAAGCAATTGGGCCAGCACAGCACCTGGGAAGGCGAAGTCTGGCTCAAGCGCCGCAACGGCGAGCACTACCCGGCCTGGGTCGGGATCACCGCCGTGCTCGACGATGAAGGCGACCTGGCCAGTTATGTGTGCTTCTTCAGCGACATCAGTGAGCGCAAGGCCAGCGAGCAGCGGATTCACCGCCTCGCCTACTACGACGCCCTGACCCACCTGCCCAACCGTTCGCTGTTCCAGGATCGCCTGCACACGGCACTGCAATCGGCCGAACGGCAGAAGTCGTGGGTGGTGCTGATGTTCCTCGACCTCGACCGATTCAAACCGATCAACGACTCCCTGGGCCATGCCGCCGGCGACCGCATGCTCAAGGAAATGGCCACGCGCCTGCTCGGTTGCGTCGCCGATGACGACACCGTGGCACGCATGGGCGGTGACGAATTCACCTTGCTCCTGCAACCGCGAGCCAACCGTGAAATCGCCCTGAACCGGGCGATCCATGTGGCCGAACAGATTCTCGCCAGCCTGGTGAAACCGTTCGTGCTCGAAGGCCGCGAGTTCTTCGTCACGGCCAGTATCGGCATCGCCCTGAGTCCGCAGGACGGCAACGAACTCAGCCAGCTGATGAAGAACGCCGACACCGCGATGTACCACGCCAAGGAGCGTGGCAAGAACAACTTCCAGTTCTATCAGGCGGACATGAACGCCAGTGCGCTGGAACGTCTGGAGCTGGAAAGCGACTTGCGCCACGCCCTGGAACAGAACGAATTCGTGTTGTATTACCAGCCGCAGTTCAGCGGTGATGGCAAGCGCCTGACCGGTGCCGAGGCGCTTTTGCGCTGGCGCCATCCACGCCGCGGGCTGGTGCCGCCGGGGGATTTCATTCCGGTGCTTGAAGAACTCGGGTTGGTGGTGGATGTCGGCGACTGGGTGATCACCGAAGCCTGCCGTCAACTCAAGGCCTGGCATCAGGCCAAGGTACGAGTGCCGAAGGTGTCGGTGAATATCTCGGCGCGGCAGTTCTCCGACGGTCAGCTCGGTACGCGGATCGCCACCATCCTCAAGGAAACCGGCCTGCCGCCGGCGTGCCTGGAACTGGAACTGACCGAAAGTATCCTGATGCGCGAAGTCAGCGAGGCGATGCAGATT includes these proteins:
- a CDS encoding EAL domain-containing protein, with protein sequence MALLFWQLLDQLRETQKNQRQYTIDYTADLAAQVSLNMALNAQIALNLLPIVEQPQDADELQALLRKLQQSLPDLRSLALLSPSGRVISDSAPVSDDSDYLSELVRRSHAQAHYFSNATDGSVVHLLLHQASGSSRGYWVLRLTPTFFSSLTKQREAGGRPLWLVENRINHQIISRDDAQASVNPGTLTEDDVANSVLTVPLSSSDWQLRGLFDRQRVLEELLPAFIGKCLLGLAFSILPFIALLNMRRRQRQLNEGRRRYQDIFEGTGVALCVLDMSGLKVFFDKAQLQDSEQLQAWLAIPEQRRPLLKELRITEVNQVALQLLNVDSADKAWKLLIDGNPQDGTTIGNQVLDAMFNQQQQLELEIKLQNAGGRDQHLWLVLRLPQTPDDYKAVILSITDITSRKLIELSLQEREGFWSDVVRTVPDHLYVQDVISQRMIYSNHHLGQTLGYNRTELHQMGEYFWEILLHPEDADYYHRSRQVQRQAGYRQLMQCQLRFRHRDGQWRRFEIREQALARDKNDQVTRIIGVAKDITDQIEASESLRDSEQRYRMLAESISDVIFSTDNRLNLNYVSPSVQAVLGYDAEWIFQNGWQSTIANPQQLTGIYHLMDRVSKALDKPDQLALLRSQVQTQLFLFDCLRADGRKIPIELRLVLVWDEHGTFEGVLGVGRDISQQRRAEKDLRMAATVFEHSTSAILITDPAGYIVQANEAFSRVSGYAVEQVLDQLPNMLTVDDQQEAHLRYVLKQLGQHSTWEGEVWLKRRNGEHYPAWVGITAVLDDEGDLASYVCFFSDISERKASEQRIHRLAYYDALTHLPNRSLFQDRLHTALQSAERQKSWVVLMFLDLDRFKPINDSLGHAAGDRMLKEMATRLLGCVADDDTVARMGGDEFTLLLQPRANREIALNRAIHVAEQILASLVKPFVLEGREFFVTASIGIALSPQDGNELSQLMKNADTAMYHAKERGKNNFQFYQADMNASALERLELESDLRHALEQNEFVLYYQPQFSGDGKRLTGAEALLRWRHPRRGLVPPGDFIPVLEELGLVVDVGDWVITEACRQLKAWHQAKVRVPKVSVNISARQFSDGQLGTRIATILKETGLPPACLELELTESILMREVSEAMQILAGLKNLGLSIAVDDFGTGYSSLNYLKQFPIDVLKIDRTFVDGLPSGEQDAQIARAIIAMAHSLNLAVIAEGVETHEQLDFLREHGCDEVQGYLFGRPMPASRFEAQFSNDALFMLD